The window TACAAGACCTATAGATGAGATGGATGGGATTGTCTAGTAGAAACTGATTTTCTGAGATATAAACAATCCATGCTAGGGCCCTACATTCGGTGGACCTGATTTCCACATCACTTTGCCACGTGTCCTTAAGGAGAGATGGCTACCAGGTTCTTCCACTTTACATCTCACTAAACAAGAATATATTTTATACTGCAACTAGGCTTTTATTtcgtgcaagtggggcccatgagatcCAGAAAGTAGATGTGATGGAACTAACAGTGGATGACCCATCCACCAAATATTTATTGGATTGGGTGATTCTAGCTATTGATTAATATGACCTTGTATCGGTTGAATAGGAACTGCTTGTTACTTCGTTTCTAGCCATTGAATTTGTCTGTCAGATGGATTTTTGGCACATGGACCGTTACTTGGGTGGCccataatatcaacggtttggatcgacTGAAAACCTGAACGGTGCTCTGAATactttaaagaaagaaagaaaaatgatatcCACGTGGATCGGGTGGCTCCTATAATTTAAAAATGTTTCCCACTCTAGGGATCGTACTCACGCGCAAATCCATTGTACACGTGGCGGGTATTTACATCCATCCAGACTGTCACAATTATGAATTCCACTTTCTGATTCTCCATTACTGAAAAAGAACATTGAGTGGGCCATCCCGTCTACTTGATCGATGGTCATTTGCACTGTGACTTGATTAATAGCAAAGGAAATATCTAACTAGAGCATGAGATACTTAAGAGCACTCACCAAACTATGATGctgggctgtacacgaaccgagttagctcggctTGTTCGCtagacttgactcgacttgaaaaagcccaattcgactcagtttgaaactAAGTTGGAGTCGagtggagctgattttttgagttctaaaaaattttgaatcaagtttGAACTTGCCTAAACTTGACTTAActtggattgaaccccaacttgaatcgaactagtttgttgacttggttattttgatattgatgttgctcaccaagtgtttgatgaaatgactcaatgaagtgtcggttGGGGGCGAGAAAGGTATgtgtatgaaacaaatatccttgtgtcttgattttgatgttgcccacTTATTgcttgataaaatacctgtaaaaccattgttgttgttttacatccagtaagaaattaaaggtgcattccgtgtgtttgtgaaaatgttacacAAGCAAACTTGGCTcatcttggctcgaattggcccaagcTCCTgaccgagttggccagtcaggctcgaggaccgaccCGACCTCaattcgagctggggtcagctagtggccgagccgagtcgagctacaccaagcttgactcggttcgactcgtgtgcACCTCGTCAACCCCTTTCGTCACCAAGGGGACATCATCGGAGAACGATGTTGGGACAGTGTAAGATGTGAATTAGCGGTGCTGGGACTAGAAATGGGCTTCAAAATCGGCACATTGCAATAGCTAAGCTCATATTTAATATGTATTAAAAACAAATTAGTATAATTGGACAACTTCAATACCCAAAAAATTACAGAGGTCGCCAGGTTCTTTCGTCCAAATGATTGATTAAGTTGCTGAACGAAGGATCAAAGAAGCGACTGCACGCACCCCATGAGAATTATACCTTATTAGTTATTATTAGTTAGATGAAACatacacaccaaggtgggcctcacacaaactTCGGTTGGCCTCCCATTCATATCGttccatgtggtatggcccacctaagttgtggatctaactgatatatatatatatatatatattctccaaGCCCTGGAATCAAGGAtataaacaaatggacggagtggatgttacatcCACAACATTTTGGCCCGATCCATGTCGTACAGCAACAATAAGCTCAGTGGGCGCATGTCatgtccaatccatccatcagttttgctggAATATGTTCCTACTTTAGGCCAAAAGTAGGCTGATTAAAAAATCAAATGAGAAGTGCCACAGGAAAGTGGTTGTGGGAGTAATAAGagtatccaccgttgaaaccatcttgCGCCCACCTAGTTATTAGATTAGGCTGGAGgtttatgtttcccttcatcctagtgggactCACCTTATGTACGGTTTGGAAGGGATCCAAGCATCAGGGCgggcttgggaaggtttcaatggcaggcgtccttaatcccactgttttctgtggtgtggcccactgagtttttAGATCTTACTGATTTTTGTGTTTCCGACCTAACATGAGCTGGATCAACCGATagagggagtggatttcacacagacatcacggtgggcccatattCCTTTTTGTCACACGGGCTCCCTGCAACTTGTAGGAAATTCGCCTCCCACTAAAACGTTTTGCGACTTTGCTTTCCACAACACCTATACGCCCTACCAggacatgatccagaccgttcatctgtcaGATCCTACGATGGATCATTCCCAAAACTAAAATTTTGGTTATAAAAATATCAGATCACATGCATAAGTGTTGATATCCTAGCTAACCATTGTTCCAGCTCACATTTGGATGGAAAGTGATGATACGTGGCCATCGAGATCATTGTCCACGCATAGGGacgcggctttggtggatccgtgactgtggggcctaccttgatgtatgtgttttatatccacaccattcatccatttttccactattcatccatttttccactgttaaaaacttctcggcgGCCGCAAATGTAATgtggatcaacctaatatttatGTTGTCCCTTTCACCCacgtcaaataaacattagggtaaaccataataagtttttaattgtgggcgttcaatcaccactgtttcttgtgatgtggtgcAGCAAaggtttggatattcttcattttatggatcatgcccaaaaataaCATGGAAAAACGAATTTACATAACggataattaaatatataaaaaataataataaaggttGGCCCTACAAATATGGATCTATTGAAGCTATCCATTCTTTATTGGTTTTTTACCACAATAATCTCAAGGTATGACATAAGTAAGGGCTTAATATCTCTTATTTAAAACTTAGTTTTATGGACTTaataacattttttattttttcacaggaTAAAATTGTCTCTTTGTTGGCTGCTCTCTCGTCGGATGGTACCTTGCCTTGAAAGATGAAAGGGCTTTTTAAAAGAGAAGACTGTGGGTCTCACTAATCATAAATGGGCTTACCCCTTATTCGATTTGATTCGTTTTGTTTAATCAAACAACCGTGAATCACGAAAGGGTGTTTTACGGTTTTCGAAGAGAAACTCTCTTTGGCCCATAATTGCATTAGCTTTCTTCATTAATTAATTGCTTCctccagtgtggtccatttgtaaTATACAATTAAAACTACTTTTATGAGGATAAGTTGGATTTGTTTCATGATAAACCAATGGACCTCACATAAGACATTAGATGGGTTCTTAAGACAAAGCCTTACTGTAGAAAGGccattttgatttttctttttttcttcttcatttttatttttattttttcacaggaGGGGACCATACTAAGAACCGAAGCTCCATCAAAACGAAGTTCCAACGAAACTCTGTCAATATTCAATGAAGCTTCATTAAAAGTTCCAGTGAAGCTTAATACACTCTCAAGGTCAAAAACGTGATTTTTTTTAAGTTCTTCGACCACACTTTTCGGCGTAGAAGTTATGATGGTCAAAGGTAGGTTCTTTTTTGTGTTGTGTCTATTTTTGTTGGTGGGTATCAATAGTCTAAATTTGTGAAATGGAGGATTTGTGAAAGAAATGAGAGTGTGAAAGAATAAtataatggataaatttttgtaaCGGAAGAATACCGTAATTGGTGAATTTTATAATATAagatgttgtaatggatgaatttttataatgaaagaatgcaataatggatgaattttgtaatagaAGATGTTGAAATGAATGAATATTATAATaaatgaatgttgtaatggaagAATGCTGTGATGGAAGAATAGTATAATTGATGAATGTTGAGATGAAAGAATTGTGTAATGGAGAATGTTGTATGGTGGATCGCCAATATCCATAGTGAGAATTAACGATCCACGGTGAATATTAGCAATCCaccatacaacattcatccattacactATTATTTCATctcaacattcatccattatccCATTCTTCCATCGCCGAAACTCACCGTGGATCGTCGGTGATATACAGTGAGTATCAACGATTCAAAGTGAATATTGGCGATCCATCATACATCATTTTTCCATTACATTATTCTTCCATCTCAatattcatccattacaaaaattcattcatttattatattaatAAAGTATTACAATATAGAGCATGCATATTATAATATCTTCAAAGAAATATAAGTACAATGCCCATTAATGACCGATGTGTCACACGATACATTCCTACAATGTGGGAAATAGTCATAGTTGAGTAAGTGAAATTAGTAAGTTTGGCTAAAGCTAATTAGATCGAATCTATCAACGACACAAAAGACAAAGTATAGTTCTGGATAAAGCAGAAAGGTTGAAAGTTAGTTTTCTTCATTAAAAagataaaatatatatagaaGAAATTCTGAAGactatatataaaagaaaagacaTCTTAATATCTTAATTTGGTCAATTTCTCACCCACTCACATCGATATGTAGTTGGCCATGGTTGTAGTAGTCCTAGATAAAATTTCCCTCCAGAAATTTGTTTTGATCTCTTCCTGTTTATAGAGGGAAACACTGTCGCACAGAGCTCGTCTCATGGTTAAGAATATTTCGGCATCTTTCAAAGTTTTGGCCGTTAATAATGCTCCTTGTTGGGCTAATTGAAGCACAATTTTGACTTTGTGAATACGATCTTTCAGTTATGTAATGTGACTTTCTCTTCTGATTTAACACCTCAATCTATTTTTGAGCCTAGAGAGGTATCGAACAAAGTGCGAGACATTGCGGTAATCTTCGCGAAGGGCATCTATAGTGGCTTGGTGGGTGTTATTGTTTTCTTGTATTTATCTAAGTTGTTCCTGACAAGCTTGATGAGTATGAAAGCGTTGGGTCATCAGAATGTAAAAGCATCGGACTTCGTGAAATTATTCAAGAATGACTCAAACCAATTGTAAAACGATGGTTATTTGCCATGCAAAAGTGTTAATTTATAGCTTCAAATGGTTGGAATTCTTGAAAATGTGTAACAATCTCTCCACCCCTTCCTGCAAAACACAAAGACAATAAATCTAATTGAAATAGAGAAATCATGACAGTAATGGTCTTGTGAGTAGCATGAAAAGTCATAGTAAAAAAGATTAATGTTTATAAAGAATATTAGAAAGCTGAAAGAATGAGAATGAGAATAAGGAGGCGTAAAAGTTAGAAAGCATATATAGGTAGTATGACGGTTGCATGACAACGGTTTGCTTCTTGAGATTGATGTTTTCGTCCACTAACAAATGGGTTCGAAAGTCTAAGGGTTTCAATTTGCAATGCATTTAATGCATGTGAATATTGACAATCCACAGTGTTATCGACGATCCATGGTGAGTATCGATTATCCACAGTGAGTATCGACGATTCGGTGTTATTGACAATACATGGTACATATCAATGATCCACAGTAAATATAGGTGATCCACGGTGCACATGATGTACATTAGTGATATAAGCATTCATAAATCATCATTTTCACATACTCCCACTATTCATAtccaagaaggaaaaaaaaaaaaaaaaaaaaccttctacATCAGAGTGTTTGgctagaaatctttaaaaaacaTCTTATTTCTCCCAAAGAGTTTACAGAGATATGTCAGACATTCGCTAGAAATTGTTGTGATCCCTTGAAGAGTCTGATGGATCTCCATATAACTACTAACCGTCGTGGAGGTTCAGATCTAGTGTAGCCTCCTCTTGTGAAGAAaacgaagaagaaaagaaaagaactgtCAAATGACCTTTCTAAAGTAGAGCCTCATCATAAGAACTCATTTGAaatcttatgtgaggcccactggcttatcatgaaataaatccaacCTGTGTACATGaagtgttttaattttatttcttattttaagTTTGAAGGTAGAACTCATTACAAATAGATCACACTAAAAGAAATAATTTAGAATTAATGAAGAATATTAATGCCATCGAAAATTGAAAAACACTCTTACGTGGTTTGTGTATATCTAATTAAAATGAATAGATCATGTCAACCAAGACGTGATCCTGTTCATGCTTTAGTAAGATATGCACaatcactatttagaaaaactaTTTCATATTCAGAGACAAACTATTGCCATGTACAGTTACATGGGTATTTTCGTAATGGGTAAAAGTAAAAAGAATCGTCAGAGTAAAAAATTTAAATGCGCAGAGAAGGGATGCAAAAACCTTGCTTTGTGATGgaagctggtgtaccacacaccagcttatagagctgctgtattgacgtcagcaatatgtgttatatccaaaccaccatccatttgatgaggtAGGCTTGAgcggaaaaataagacagatctaaagatcaagtggaccacgctgcaaaaagcagtgggggattgaaccaCTACCATCGAAACCCTTccggggtcacagaagtttccgatgaatatgattttattttattttttttcctattcatccatgtatttgtgaccttattaacaggttggatggaaaattaacattatggtgggccataagaaatttttaacggtgaaaatcgttatcctcgctgctatttttggtgtggtccatttgagctttggatatgattcattttttgtctaatgctgtaaaatgatctcgaaaaatggatgaacggtgtggatataataaatacatcattgtggggccatgtaactttgatctccttcgaaccgttcgtacaactcggagctcgaggaccgTCGGCGCTcgtgtcttcgcacgacacgtatctgcaccagctatatagcttgcACAGGTTTCCATTTGCATGTGTCGCCTTCACTGGGTCCACATGGTAAGATGGTCCAGTGACCTGAGCCGTCCATATTCTAGATAATACTAAATGAAAGCTTCACTCTTCAGTAATCATCCTAACCCTTGATTTTTTAAGTTGAATTCGGGccattgaaaaattttcttttcattgctgTAAATTCAACCATTGATTATGATCGTCACACACATATGCTAACCTAttatatggacggttctgatcatcggaCGGCTCAGAATATAGACCCCAGGGGAAGGCGACACACAACGAATCAGATGTCGCGACAGACACCAAACCAACTCCGAGGCGCGAGCCTCTATAGTCGAGCCTCCATTTTATATTCCTCCTCCCCTTCTCCTACGACTTCTTTTCTCGCGTAGTCTCCTTCCTACTGTCGCTGTCATCCATTGCTCGCTCGTCTCACTCGCTATCCTTCCAAAATCCCGCTTACTAGTTTTCTCTCTGTGCAACGATCGCCGATCTTTTGAAGCGATGGCGGACTGGGCTCCCGTATTAATCGGTGTGGTGCTGTTCGTGCTCCTCTCACCGGGACTCCTCTTTCAGCTACCGGGCAACAACCGGCACGTGGAGTTTGGGAGCTTGAAGACGAACGGGAAGGCCGTTGTAGTCCACACGCTAATATTTTTCGCCATTTTCACCATACTCATCTTGGCACTCCGCGTCCACATCTATACCGGCTGATCCGGTAAACCCCTCACTAatgaaattagggttagggtttcagtttttcttttgttcCTGTTGTGGGAAATATGATGTGAGGGAGGGATTTTCCTGCTAtggttgttgttattgttgttgctttatggaaacttgaaatcaagccATGGACTattaaatctttttctttttctttttatttgcttttcATTTTCTGAGTAGTACGGTGGTCTGCCGGATTACTGGAAAATAGACTCCGTTGTACCCGGGCAATGGGCTTCATCTTGGTGGGCCCGGCCCATGGTATGCTGTGCCCGGAAGTTTTGGTTGGGCCTAGGCCAGACCCGGTTTAACCCAGCCTGGCTCaaaagttgatatatatatatatatacacacacacacacttgaatGTTCTTAATCTATCCGTTGACCAAGTGGGCCACGTAACTTGAATGTTCTTAATCTATCGGTTGATCAAGCGGTCGAAGCTCGGTCCAAATTGGGTTGGGCTCATTGAGAATGCCAAGCCCATTGCTACCCATACGCAGGTTCTTAGATGTTACTTGGACTTGAATTCATGTGGCATAGTTAATTCAAATTGAGCGGTCCAAATTATTTTTAACCCATGTTATAAAATTCGGTCCTAAAATGCTGATTTAAAtttgtaggccccacagtgatgtatgtgacttatccacattgtccatcctttttaaggcatgaaccaggaaaaatgagatagatctgaagctcagatggaccacaccataggaaacagtggtcctAAAGATACTCCACTGTTGAAAGTTGTttctttcttagggcccaccttgatgtttgttcgTGGTTtaaactgttaataaggtcacacagacaaggataaacggaaaacacaaatatcaccttcatCCAAAGGTGCTGGGGTCCTTAAAgttttcaattcccactgtttcctatagtgtggtccacttgagcttttgttCAGCCTCATTTTGTAGCTTTTGCCCTGAAATGAGATGGTGAAggggatggacggcagggataagtcacatacatcacggtgggtcccacacatttaTACCCTTTGCCTTGGGTTTAGAGTGAGGGACTCCATTAAAAAAAGCTGACTGTCAACATCACATTGGGAATTATGCAACAAatatgaaagtaaattattattatttatttacttaatTTAGGGTTTACAGGAGCGGATTGGATGCTGAatgcttcagtagccaaaaggctaccgaagtgacgtggcaaaatggcatTGGTGGACACCAATCGGCTGTTTCCTTCCAATAAATGCTCTTCCAACGGAGATCCGTTTAGGCCGTGAACGCACTCGGCCGCTCACAGGTAATTGTTTATCTTAATAAAAAAAAGAGCACGGATTTCCTACCAAAgtcggatttcctgccaaagactTCCGCCGgaaagttcctgcactgggaacccagctagggcccattgtgatgtttgtgatgcttgtgagaaatcctacctatccatctgttttttgagttcaGTTCAAgacatgaagccaaaaatgaactgtttccgaagctcaagtgggctaaaaacgtcataattgaacgtccacatttgAAATAGTCGTGGGCCACGGTAGCTTggagtcatgctaatatttgtgatttcagttcatcccagtagaaatgaagttattaacggtatgatggcttgtaaacatcactgtcaaacccaggtagattttaacgatagaaatttccctaaccacattttcctttagtatggcccacttaagctttgaatacggttcatttttgacatcatgtcttgaaatgaactcaaaaacggatggaagcggaggatttctcacaaacatcacagtgggcccacctgggttcaaagcgcaggaacttcctgccaaagcctttgccAGGATATCCGCGTCCATAAAAAACGCATGTGGAGTATACCAGTATGTGGCCAAGGGAAGCggcttgcgtactgagtaaacactttggggtccactgtgtttatttattttatcccgtctgtccatctattttataagataattttagggccttggCTCAAAACCTATGCATATTAAAAGGCTCaaatcgaccacaccaaaggaaacagtgtgaattgaatttataccgttgaaaaattcttgggagccacagaagttttggatcacgattatatatgtttttttcaccttcatccatgtttttgatccttcgaacagtttggatgaaaaataaacatcactgtggggcctggaaaggtttcaactttCCACTGTTTTCGGTGGTATGGTTTacttaagatttttataagcttcaattttgagctcaacgcttaaaattagatggaaaacagataaaaggtgtggataaataacataaACTCACAGTGCACCCAACTGAATTTTCTCAGTATGACAATCCAATTTCGTGGCTGAGTGAGTGCACGGCAGAAACGGAGAAAGATCCGTTGGACGGAGTAGCATTTTTACCAAGGGAACACACCTTTGGCATATAACCCAGGGCATTTTGCCACATCTAGCCATTTAGCTACTATAGCCttaagtatccaatccgctcccacaGTTTACTGGCTCTAAATTTAAATCGGGATCATCTACATGCCATGGGCTGTAAAATCGTGCATGGTGATTAGTCCCATAATCACTGAcggacgaggatttcctgcgctctcacatgaagttcctgcgcttgaaacttaggtggggatcaccgtgatgtttttcagaactccactccgtccatccgttttgtgagctcattttaggagaagaAACCAAATTTGAAAAgaatacaagactcaagtgggccatactgaaGGAAAAGGAGGTTAGagaaatttctactgttgaaacttgcCTAGGTTCGACGGTTAtatttaaatgccatccataccgttaataacatcgTTCGTACTAAACAAAAATAATACCAAGATTCAAAACCTttttggccccatgaatatttcaattgtacaccttcaattatcactttttcagcccacttgcattggatacggttcattttttatctcatattctagaatgaactcaaaaaacagatggacggagaagatttctc is drawn from Magnolia sinica isolate HGM2019 chromosome 5, MsV1, whole genome shotgun sequence and contains these coding sequences:
- the LOC131246758 gene encoding uncharacterized protein LOC131246758, whose protein sequence is MADWAPVLIGVVLFVLLSPGLLFQLPGNNRHVEFGSLKTNGKAVVVHTLIFFAIFTILILALRVHIYTG